In the genome of Labrus bergylta chromosome 7, fLabBer1.1, whole genome shotgun sequence, the window acattgaatatCTAGTTAGCTTTCTATGCGAAAAGAAATCCCTCATGTTGGAATATTAATTCTCTTAGTTTGCATTTTATCTTTGTCACAAAGCTGGAGCGGTTTCTGTGTCGCTTCAGAAAAACCTCCTTGTTGTCATTCCTGCACAGATTTAAATCGAGGGCTCCATTTTCACAGAACTGTTTTCCAAATCAACTAAAACTCTGTTTAATAAATGGGAGTATTGCTGCAGCATATAAAGACATGAAATAAGgtgttcaaacaaaaacaacaataacatgtCAAGCCCAGAAATTCAAAACCAAGCAAGCATGAAGAAGAATGCCacaatgaatatatatattatctttATATCAAAAGATAATACACATACCTCCGCCCCCTCACTAAAATACTGGAAACATTCATttaacagtccagggtgtaaccccaactctcgcccaatgacagctgggatcggctccatcCCCCcatgagatgagagatgagattcaactttattgtcattacacatatacaagtatagagtaacgaaatgaggtttgacatctcaccagaagtgcaaataagcagaaagtgcaagagtctgtgctatgtacagtaattacaaaatttacagatgtagacaaaaaaagtgaattattaggtaaaaaagtgaattattaggtaactAATGACTCTGAATGACCATGACTCTGAATGGGAAAAAGGGatatagatgatggatggatattcAGAAATGacacttttgttttattatagATAAATGCACATCAAGACCAACAGTCCAAGGATTGATGGGATTTGTAGGCTGTGAGCTGCAGAACGTTATAAGTGAGTTTTGGCTTTTTCCAACATTTGAAGACAGTAAAAGGTCCATGAGTtcatcctttctttttgtttttaacatcaaATCCTTTGATTAATTAATAacctgatgtttttctttccctgcTGATGGTTTTTAGAGCAtgcatcttttatttatttgcagctATCAGGGGTTTTCCCATGATGCAACCCTGAAGAAGCCTCTTAGTCAGGAGGGTACGTTTCTTCGAAGGAGCTGTGCTGTTGTTGCTGGGGCTTTTGTAGCCGACCTGATTGCATCAACACTGAGTCAAGAAATGAAAAGGAAtatgtgatgtttgtttttctatggTATGTGAAGACAAAGCGACATTTTGATGAATTTGTTTGTCTATCTGAAGCAGCTTAACATGAGAATGACACTGGTGCGATAAAAGGAAAACTGTCTCCTTCACACTCACTTCcactctccttttcttcctcatttaCTTTAAGCCCACTCCTCTCTTTGTATCTTTGTCTCCATCTttcccctcctcatcctctcccaGCATCATTAGCTCTGTGGCCTAGGCGACCCCGTCTCCTGGCAACCGGCGGGAGTGGCGAGGGCGTTGAAAGGATTGCAGGTGATTGCAGCAGCGCCAGAATATCAGCAGCAGAGGCAAAGGGTTTTTCctcccagacacacacacacacacacacacacacacacacacacacacacacacacacacacacacacacacacacacacacacacacacacacacacacacagggctacCCCTTTACTCTCCTGCAAGAGGAGGCTGTTTTTTCACATTCGATTTAACCTTTTACTGAAGGAGAAATGTTCCCAATAAAATGCTAAAATCTCTTCAGAGAGGGCAACATAAGAAAgtcagatgtaaaaaaaaaatcaacaacacacTTCTACATCCAGGAATGACATCTCCTGGGTCACAATTAGCTGATGATGCAATCTAGCAGCAGCTATTGTGTCTGACACCGACTCATGCAGACAGACTGCACAGAGTGCAAAACGCAACAAAGGCAAGCGTCCTGACTGGGCTTTGTTCGGTAGAAATGATCTACACCTCGTCTGTATCTGAAGAGTGTTCTTCAGAAATATCTTCACATGACTTTTAATCATGTACAGGACCAAACCTTTTCATCATGTCGGACATTGAACTAAACCATTATGCTATATTAACGTTAACGTTACATTATctatattattatcatttgtaTTATCATCGAAATTGTTAAAGTCCAATCTGATGCAAGGTTTGGTTATTGTCAGTACATCATAATCAACacagtttgtatttaatttatacCCACTACCAACCCCTTCAAGGAAAATCTGTACCTACATTTCTAATATTTTCAACcaatctgaattattttttaagattgtgcagtttggaccccAGAAGgtacaaaacacacaagctTCAATTCTAATTCACAGACCTTTTAGACACATTTCTTTCTCAGTGCACATTCTCTACCCTCTTTAGGGTCCTGACCCATCGGTTGAGAACCACTACATTAGCCCTTCAGATGCAGAGGGCCCACAAATGGTGCTCAAGTAAAAAGGGTAATGCAAAAAATATGAAGGTTtgcttttcatcttttcaaTATTGGTCTTATAAATCCTCTACATCCTGTAAATTgagcttttttaatgtttattttataaatgttttgttactttgttgtttttaactctgctttgtaaggtgactgattattattattattattattattattaataaattaCTTTTCACCTCGACTAAATGAATTAATGACTAAATCTGCCACTGGTATTCATTTATcctttataattatttttaatttggcATATTTATGAACccattttaacttatttaagaAGAacttatttaattgttttcatgtttatttttatttgtagaaCAAAGTAGGCATAATGTATgttacatttcatattttcaatatGTTTTAAAGCAGACTTATAAAAGTGTGTACATAAAGGCTACACTGTTCTTTGGATTTCATTGTGAAAACAAGCACTCTGTCAATAATCTTTTAAATAATGTCTAATGTACAACAACATGTGGACCCTCAGGGGCTTCAATATTTCACTTACATCCACCTGGTCTTGCTCAGTGATTAACTTAATGGACTTGAACGCCCCTTTCAGGGGCTCAACCTTCAGTAAATAAAGAGATTACTCAATTAATTTTAGgaagctaaataaaaacaacactttcaGAGAATATCACTATTATATCTTGTGTGTCCGCAGCTCACTCCGCTCATTATGAACCAGACGGTATAGACATAATGTGACAACACTTCTTTacacagagtgcagctccaagtgctttaaaaacatctgcattCTATGTTCTTGTCAGATCTCCATAGTTTCTACTTTACCTCTAAATGTTCCTAATGTGTCACAAAATACCATCAGTGATTGAGACTTGTTTTAATAACGCTCAAATGTAGCCTACTGCGTCTCAATGGACTGGATATTAATGATTTAATCTGGCTTTGAAATGATATCCCCAGTCTAAGGTTttaatttcatctttaaaaaaaaacaacatatttaatcCTGGTATATATtttgattagttttttttatttatttattttttacaattttaattttaacattttatctaTTATTTTTGTAGTTGAGCGAAATTTCCTTCATTGTTCTAATTTTCCCTCTTTAAATGGTTTTTCAAAAAACTCGAattgaataaaaatagaaatcaaaACACATCACAGGCAcgtaaaaaagaataaaacaggcaataaataaaagcaggcggggacatttttaatataaacaaataataagaGTGATATTTAAGTGATAAagtgaataaaataaagtttttaaaggAGAGTAAAATCCTTTGTCTGCTCTCATTCTATAAAAAGGAATCCAGTCATCATTGAGATTAGTCAAGCCGCTAAATTTaggtcaccatggcaacaaaattCCTCTGTTTACTGTCTCAGTGCATTTAACTTGTTTGGCGCTTCCTTCCACACCCTTCTGACCATATATGGGCATACAGCATCATCGTGATCTCAGGCAACAGCTATGTAACTCTGCTGCCCTCGTGTGGCTAAACTGAGAGCTGCAGGGGCCCAAAATGGACAGGGTTTAAATGGGTTGCTTCTCCTTTGTGCCTCAAAATCTTCCTCTTAATAGAGGAAAAGACACAACCAGCTTTAAGCCATGCTTTTTCATTTAGGCTGTAATCATCTAACTCTCTCCTGTATCTTTCACTATTTATTAAAGCTagtagagaagaagaagagaacagtTTGTGGCATTAGCACACATATTCTGTTTACCAAGATGTGGAggcaattgtttttttaaccccttTTATGGTCCTGCCTTTGCCAAGATTATTAAACTAGGAAACAACATGCTCAAGTAAAGTCACCAAATAGCTTGTAAACAGGGGAAATCATCCTCAGTAATCCAACCACTAAGCTGCTTTCATGAGATTCCCCGCTCTGATCCTGCTGATGAACCAGCCTCAGATTAACCTGCAGCAGTAGTCGTGTCATCGAGGATCTGAGATTATGATCTCAAAAAAGTCAATCCCAATGTGTTTGGGCAAAGAGCAGTAGGATTTATAAACTTGCTTTCATCATTTGACCAGAGTCCTTGTTGTATTTTCAGGAACCATAGACACATTTCTCCCAATAGTACCAAAGACTTTAACTCATACAGGAACTTCCAGCCATTGTTTCCAATGAAGTTTTATTCTGGGGATGAGGCAAGCAGCTGCTGTACTCAACCTATCATAAATGTTCAGCATGTCAGGTACTTTTGGAGAATCCTTTGGGCGATAAAACGTCATCCCCAGCTCTTAGACCCTGGTCCCTGCAGGTTCTCCAAAAGTCCCTTGTCCCGGGGGAAAGTTCCCTGAGTTGTTTATCTGGTGGGGGTGTCAAAGTGTTTCAGTGTCAGTCTAATGGGATTTCTCAGCACAGAGAGGAATGtttaatcatcatcataatcatcataatGTTTAATGTGTTAAAGTGACATCACTGTTCAGTTCCCATCATTCTGTCAGTCAGGGTGAATCAACAAAGTTAATTTAGGATGGTGTGAAACCCTCAGACTCTCAGTGTTAGAGCTGGGGCTTATCATGCTAAAGTTAGCCTCACTTGTGTGATTCACCCAACAGCAACATATTTATCATAGTAGAAGAGAAAACTAATGTTAACTTCTAAGGCGTACCTCCTCTGACTGACCTTTAACCTAGCAGAACTCCAGGGCTGAGAAACTGAGTCGAAGCAGAAAATCTGCAATGTGCCAATTAAAGGCGTCTAGCTATAGTCTCGTCtactctgtcgccccctggtggtgcaACGAACTACCAAACTATATTGgctctgcagagtccctttgtaCCTctaagagaaaagaaagaccTGGCTCCTTATGAACACCTATACTCACTAAATCatattcatgatgatgatgacggtaTTTAGgatgtttctgattctgattagaACTCTTTGGGAAATGGATCGAGCCAAAAGGTAAAAGCATCCAAGAAGTAAGTGAAATGATCATCCTAGAACAGTACTTGAGAATGTTATCCCCTGAAATTCAGGTTTTGATCAAAGACCATGACGCTGATTCAGCAAAAAGGTTCCTTTTCTAAAGCACAACTAAGTTTTTCATAATCATCTAAcaagaagaaatcaatattaatggaagacattttttctaaaaaacatgtctgataGGGGCgatggtggcgcagtggttagtgcgcgcgccccatgtatagaggctgtgGTCccccaagcgggtggcccaggttcaaatccaacatgtggctcctttcctgcatgtcattccctactctctctccatgatttccaactctatccactgtcctatatctccaataaaggcataaaaaagcccaaaaataaatctttaaaaaccccaaaacatgtcctgttgctcccactgcttcgtcgaCCACAtgtgaatgtatatgaatgggattagagACTGATGGAAAATTTacgcagcagcctctgccatcagtgagtgaatgtgtaggtgtgacctgcggtttaACGGCACTTTAAGCAGTCAGAATGACGAGAACAGCGCTGTACAAGCCcgagtccatttaccatttagttAAAATACTTCCTACAGCATTTTGGACAACTGGAGCCGTCCGATAGCATCTTGGCTGGGGAAGGAAAGAGAGTTTGATTCCCCTATAGCTCAGTGTTTGGCTCCAGactgaaaagagagaagaagagttaTGATGAGAGCAGACAACAGATAGAGTAGAGATGCATTTACATACTGCTGGTCGGTTATTCAAAACTTTATAGCCTCTGGACTTATCATTGGTTAGAATGAAAACGGTGTGAGCTACCTCTGTTTGTACCTCAAACCCAAAAAAATGATATTTCCCACCACTGAGTATGAATCAGATTCAACTGTATGGGAAATTCTTTTAAACTATCAAATGGATGTGcatcatttcatatttgatgcTAAAAGCCTAAAAGCcgtgtttttcattcattttatctGCAAGTGAAAGACAGACATTAGCATCACATTATTGGTTAAGATCTTACATTTATGCTTACCTTAGCTTGCCTCTGCAGTGTTCTGTCCTGAATGTCAGGGGGCCGAGCTCTCCACCAATCAAATCATGAATATTCCCCTTGATACTGGACACATGGCGAAGTTCCATCCCTCTAATCCTCAGCGCACATGCACCTATACCTGGAAACACTCACCTGGCTTTCTGAAACAGACCTCTTGATTTTCATTGCTTACAAACACATTAAGGTAAGGCACATTTTTACAATTAAACTTCACCCTATGCATGTAAGTTGTTAACCTTTGTGTAATAGTTATGCACACAATGTTCTCCCTGCATGCATACTTATTGATTTGGTGTGTATAGCTATTATTTTGAATATATAAATGAGCAGTTTGATTCGTCTGAAAATTGCACTTTGACCAGTTCTTTGGTggctctctgtttgttttgattcttATATTTTGCTGTCATATATGAGCACACAGGAGATTGCGAACTAGCTTCATCCTCTTCTGTGTTGTCTGTGCTGGTTTTTCACCCCAAGAGGCCCCGATCTCCTGGAGATGGCACACCTGCCTTTCAGAAGCCATAGCAACTTTCCCCAAAGACGGGCCACCCTGTTTCCTGAGGTAGCCAGGTGTAGAGTCACGCTGACACTGGAGGCCGAGTCATGGGAGACTGGTTCACATCcagcaacaacagcagaggAGCCAAGCCTCCCAGCAGAACAAGTAAAAGACACAGACGCTGTACTATTTAACAAATGGCTGAGTTTTACTGTGTTGTTGGATTGGAAGAAGACATGTCAAATAATTACTTATATGTAACGTTAACTATTATATTTCTCAGATGTGAATGACACCAAATCTCTATCTTTTAAATAGCTCTGCACGTCTGGATCCTGTGTAATAAAAAATGAGTCTTGCAACGGAAAGATAACCACAGCCTCTCCttcatctgaaaaacaacaaaaactctcAGCTTTATTAAAGAGATTAAGGTAAAGTAAAAGAACATGTTAGGCCAACAGAACAGCATGGAAATCATATTTAGAGGAGTATTTTGAGATTTAAGGATATAtcattcttctctttctgtcaagAGTTTAATTGGGAGAATGTGTGTACATAAGGAGCTGAAACAGGGAGGAGCTTAGCTTAGcatcttagcttagcattaagagtgaaataaaagtttgatcATAATTAGGGTGTTTGTAGACAGAcgagagacacatgttagaaaACCACAGTGAAGTGTATTgaacataatatgtgacctttaaaaatggCCCTTTAGGCTTTCTGTAGTTGTTTTGTGTGCTCTCAATCAGGAAGCTGATGTTCATTTGTTTCCTAATTTGCTGATTTAGAGCTGATATCTTACAGGTTGAGCGGTTGTAGGCTTGTAGCCACCTTGTATTTAAGATGTCCTGCCTGTTTTAAGAAACTATTTGCATGACGAAGGTCCAGTACAAGTTCCCGATAGGCCACATGTGTTTACAAGACACTGAATATGTGATGAAAAAGCTTACCCAACCAAAGTAAAATGTCTTGCTAGtgcaataaaacataaacatagaATTACAGTATTCATCTCTAAGCCTTCATTTATTCCTCAGGATTCACCCAGAGGCCCAAAGAATTCTGGGTACTTCCTGCATACCTGTAGTGAGCTTGGAGCAACTGAACCTGCAGTCTGTGTCCTTATCATGTCTGCAGCCAGTGGTGTCTCTGGTGCGACTGCCATGCcaaacacaagcaaagatcCACAACGACGTCTCCTGCTTGAGACATCCTCCTCAGGTATAAAGACAAAGATTaataaatgtacaataaaaGTATTTTAGGGATTATTATGAGCACTCTTTGATGATTAtcgctctcctctccttgtctttTTCTGTAGCCTGGATTCAGTGAAAATGAGGACGATAGTTTGGATATAACTGAAGCTTCTCTTCAGTCTAAACCTGCAGAATCGTCAGATTTCAGTCGACCAGAATCATCCTCCTGGACTGAACCCTACTGTCCCGACAGCTCCCCCTCTGAAGGACCAGAGCAGGACTCGGGCTTTGACTGCGAATCTAACCCGGATCAGCCGTACATCCTGTTTGAGTCTGCATCGGAGGAATGGGATCTAGATGTAAACATTGACTCAGAGACGTTTTATCTGGACCCAGATCCAGAGCAGACGTTGGTGATAGAACTGGATCCAGAGCCAGAAATGGATCAGGATCAGTCCCTTGAGCTGGAGGACGAACCTGAAACAAACTGTGAAGTAGATGAAGTACAAATGGAAATCAGTGACGATCAAACACCCGATCAGTGCTGCTCTCAGGGGGGCGGAGACTCATGTATCCAGCAGCCTGGACCTGGATCAGGGCCTGAGGAGATGGAGAGTGACGACTTCTGTGCTGTTTGTCTGAATGGAGGAGATCTGCTCTGCTGTGACCACTGCCCTAAAGTTTACCACCTGGCCTGTCACATTCCCCCTCTCATCAGCTTCCCTCTGTGAGTGCTGTGTGGAAACCAACCGGTGATACATTTATTCAGATACTGCACTTTGGTTTAACAATTATTTagacttaaaggcagggttggtaatttcctccagatgcactttttcagattttggttgaaattgtctttaggtcctgacagaaatttaTTAATTTCATTAACTcgtgtgctctgaaaaaggaatgaggaaaatccgtcatctgtagcagttgtaagcgtgtaaaaactttgaccaatatctgccacgaggtaccaatctgatgaaccaatcaggcctccctgtctccctgctcgctctctttttaactttttatctggcAGATCGGATAAAAGATCCGACCTGTGACAAAAATCCGTGATTCAATCAGAAACATGACTTTTGTGATCTGTTGCCCTCACTAGTCAGATGAGGAATCTGATCCattgtagatttttttgaattgccccccggggacaaattaagttttttgaattgaattgaatactGCTTATCCTAACAGAGCTCCTGTGTGTCTTACAGAGGCGACTGGGTGTGCTCGCTCTGCAGAACGGACCAGGACCCCGAGGTGACGTACGACTGTGAGGACACACACTCCTGTGGTGGAGTCAGAGCTCCGTACACACTGTCAAACCAGGATCAGAGGGTGAGCCGTGTGATTTCTGTGCTGCTTTTTGAGTCCCATCAGATGCTAAGGAGTAGTACTGTTTGTGTAGGTAGGACAAAGGCTATACCTAAATGTAGAACCCAGCACCCTAAAGAAAGCTATAATCATGTTATCAGAGCATCCAGAGCATCAAAATAACATTTGATTCAATAAGTAAATGATCAAGTGTTTtcagtgactgtgtgtgtttgtgtgtttttcttgtgcAGAGGTGTGTGAAGCTGACTCTGCTGTTGTATTGTCACACACTCAGCGCTCCGTTCCATGAACCTGTCAGCCCTCTGGTCAGTCCGACAGTTCATCACTTCAAATACAAACTGTGacatgtttatctttattttaaaatcatatcAGATGAAATACTCTGACAGTCCTAAATAACATTCATGTTACTACAGAACTGTGCAGGTATGTGTCACAAATACttaaggatttatttatttatttttagcttaTAGCCCTTACATTTATTTAGACATTACAGTGGATAGAAtaagaaatcagggagggagagtaTTGAATAACAAGTAGGAAAGTAGCCACTGGTCTGTCCACAgcttatttattcatatttgtaaaaGGACCATgtgtaatataaaatatataaaatgttgcCATTTAAGGCATTGaaccagagttagcttagagTTGGTTAAGATCTGCAGTCCcccttctgtacatggggcgcggcACAAATGCTAGTCTATCAGCCTTAGCAATTATCAATTAGAATATGAATAAACCAGATATCTGTACCTCAAACTCCCAACAGCAGCTCTCATTTAGAGCACTTAACATAGCAAACATTCACAGGCTGTTCAGTTAAACAGTTACATTTAGGTTTGGGTTTGAAACATTTGGTAGATTCTCGTGTCTTTAGGCTACATAGTTTGCAGACTTTGAGTAGTCAACTTAAATCTTTGTAGTTCAGCTGTGAACCCCCCTCTGATCTGTCAGGACCGGCTGTGTCATGCTTTACTGATATAACAAGATGATGCATCTGAAATGCATTCAGGCTGGCTGAGCAGAGACTCAAGAGACAATAAGGCcaatgctgtaaaaactggatCAACACAAAGTGCAACTGAGGAGCCGATGTTGTTCAGAGAAATGCAAGCTCATTATAACTCATATTTCTGAGATTCTTATCTCGTAAATACAGAAAGTCAGagctgattttattttctcatgggGAATGCCACGCGCTCGTGTATATAATCTAcataaaaaagaatacaaagtCAGAGTCTTATTTCAAGTCCAATAGCCCAATCCACAGGTCATCTTTAAGACTCTGCATGGCAACAACATGACAGCAGTATATGTAATGGTTATGATAACCTAAATAGAGAAATCTTTACTGTGCATACAAAATGTTCTACTTAACCCCTGTAACAGACAGAGtggttaaaatgaaaacaatgtccATGTACGATGATCTAATGTCTGTAAATTCGCTCCAGGCCAGAAACTACTACCAGATCATAAAGAGGCCCATCGACCTGTCGGTGATCCGCAGGAAATTGGACAAGAGCAACACGCTGCACTACTTCACCGCCGAGCAGTTTGTCGATGACGTCCTGCTGATGTTCAAGAACTGCTCCACCTTCAACTACGTGAGTTTGTCATAAGGTCATTAGTGTCAGAGGTGGATTTCCAACTTTAATCTAATTTCTAGTGTAAGTGAATCATCTGTGAACTGTAGCCTGCAGGGAATAAGTTCCACATGTATCGAACTGGGACACATTTCCACTTTTGATTTCTGTAGGTAGAGACGGCCAATCAGGCTGTGTCAGGCTGCCAGTGAATACAAAACCTCAGGTGTTATTTCTAAAAGTCAACCGCCATGATGTCAGCTCCATGAGGCTCTTCTCTTTGAGCTACAACTGTAAATGCTAACATCAGTAGACCGATTTCATCACTATGATCAGAATGagaaatactttaataatcccTAGAGTGTAATTCTAgggttgaaaatgttcttgtacAGAATTAAAAAGGTATGAGATATAAGTGATCACAATGCTAAGATGTGTATTGTTTGTATGATGTGAACCATGATCTAATGGTTTAGCGTGTAAGCGATCTGATATTTGATTATCACACCTTTCAAATAACAGCTAAGCCTAATTATAatgtttaaagaggacatattatactcctttgtcaccttttcaaacagtcccctttggtctaaatgaaacatctgcgctgtgctttggtcaaaatataacatgaatcaagcaccagaggaggtttgtgaccctttataaaccagctctctcagaacactctgttttggtgtgtgtgtctctttaaatgcaatgagccccccctgagttttctcacatcactcctttgctagcgagaataaaaatagcAGACGTGCGcacaagttttgttctaggctgggggtggaatCCATGGgcggagggtattttttttaccataatcCCATTGTGacgtcacaagga includes:
- the LOC136179691 gene encoding E3 ubiquitin-protein ligase TRIM33-like, giving the protein MAHLPFRSHSNFPQRRATLFPEVARCRVTLTLEAESWETGSHPATTAEEPSLPAEQLCTSGSCVIKNESCNGKITTASPSSEKQQKLSALLKRLRIHPEAQRILGTSCIPVVSLEQLNLQSVSLSCLQPVVSLVRLPCQTQAKIHNDVSCLRHPPQPGFSENEDDSLDITEASLQSKPAESSDFSRPESSSWTEPYCPDSSPSEGPEQDSGFDCESNPDQPYILFESASEEWDLDVNIDSETFYLDPDPEQTLVIELDPEPEMDQDQSLELEDEPETNCEVDEVQMEISDDQTPDQCCSQGGGDSCIQQPGPGSGPEEMESDDFCAVCLNGGDLLCCDHCPKVYHLACHIPPLISFPLGDWVCSLCRTDQDPEVTYDCEDTHSCGGVRAPYTLSNQDQRRCVKLTLLLYCHTLSAPFHEPVSPLARNYYQIIKRPIDLSVIRRKLDKSNTLHYFTAEQFVDDVLLMFKNCSTFNYPDSEVAQAGRNLELFFLSKLREIFPDPTFLSACRDRTDGARLQWLRRRRKENYKSHASSGKKYLL